Proteins encoded together in one Lachnospiraceae bacterium JLR.KK008 window:
- a CDS encoding penicillin-binding transpeptidase domain-containing protein, with translation MPQKKRTEKKKNRKKSKNREIMVVTAGFVVLYLSMMGYLSLYAMTHQEELMNNSYNNRQNILSQQNRRGTIYASGGEVLAETVTDENGNEKRVYPYAGLFAHAIGYVDKGKMGMESQANYYLIRSSIPAVAKVKGEISGGKSPGDNVYTTFDVTLQEAASKALGIYRGAVIAMDPETGEILAMVSKPDFDPNLISQLWDGLLEDEESGTLLNRTTQGLYPPGSTFKMITTLEYIRENPDTYQTYQYSCNGSYRRGESVINCYHGSKHGTIGLKTAFAKSCNASYADIGLLLDKDAFAQTLDTLLFNQELPMEGVYNQSKLVITGAESDEEMMQNVIGQGKTQITPLHVAMITSAIANDGILMKPRMIRRVESAEGVKVKEYSPETYGSLMSSEEAAILREYMEEVVKSGTATKLSGLSYTAAGKTGSAEYNKQKGESHAWFTGFAPAEDPQLVVTIIIEGAGSGGDYAVPMARRVFDAYLASAEESSGGE, from the coding sequence ATGCCTCAGAAAAAAAGAACAGAAAAAAAGAAGAACCGGAAGAAGAGTAAAAACCGGGAGATTATGGTCGTGACAGCCGGCTTTGTGGTACTCTATCTGTCTATGATGGGGTATCTGTCTCTGTATGCCATGACCCATCAGGAAGAACTGATGAACAATAGCTATAATAACCGCCAGAATATTTTGAGCCAGCAGAACCGGAGAGGTACGATCTATGCGAGCGGTGGAGAAGTGCTGGCGGAGACTGTGACAGATGAGAACGGGAATGAGAAGCGGGTATATCCGTATGCCGGTCTGTTTGCCCATGCGATAGGTTATGTGGACAAAGGAAAAATGGGCATGGAGTCGCAGGCCAATTACTATCTGATCCGCTCCAGCATTCCTGCGGTGGCAAAGGTGAAGGGAGAAATCAGCGGCGGGAAGAGTCCCGGGGATAATGTATATACGACATTTGATGTGACGTTACAGGAAGCTGCCTCGAAAGCGCTGGGCATCTACCGGGGTGCGGTCATTGCCATGGACCCGGAGACAGGGGAGATTCTCGCCATGGTGTCCAAACCGGATTTCGACCCCAATCTGATCTCTCAGCTCTGGGACGGATTGCTGGAAGACGAGGAGAGCGGGACACTGCTCAACCGTACGACACAGGGACTGTATCCGCCCGGTTCTACTTTTAAGATGATAACGACACTGGAATATATCCGGGAAAACCCCGATACGTATCAGACCTATCAGTATTCCTGCAATGGGAGCTATCGCAGGGGTGAGAGTGTGATCAACTGTTATCATGGAAGTAAACACGGAACGATCGGACTGAAGACAGCGTTTGCCAAATCCTGTAATGCGTCCTATGCGGACATTGGCCTGCTGCTGGACAAAGATGCCTTTGCGCAGACGCTCGATACACTGCTGTTTAATCAGGAGCTGCCGATGGAAGGCGTCTATAATCAGAGCAAGCTGGTGATCACCGGGGCGGAAAGCGACGAAGAGATGATGCAGAATGTCATCGGTCAGGGAAAGACTCAGATCACGCCGCTCCATGTTGCCATGATCACATCGGCGATTGCCAATGACGGTATTTTGATGAAGCCCCGTATGATCAGGCGGGTCGAGAGCGCAGAGGGCGTCAAAGTAAAAGAGTATTCACCCGAAACATATGGATCACTTATGAGCAGTGAGGAAGCGGCCATTTTAAGAGAATATATGGAGGAAGTCGTAAAGAGCGGAACCGCTACGAAACTGTCCGGGCTGTCTTACACCGCTGCAGGCAAGACGGGTTCGGCGGAGTATAACAAGCAGAAAGGAGAGAGCCACGCCTGGTTCACAGGCTTTGCACCGGCGGAAGATCCGCAGCTTGTGGTGACGATCATCATAGAAGGGGCCGGATCCGGTGGAGATTATGCGGTACCGATGGCGAGACGGGTTTTTGACGCTTATCTGGCATCGGCGGAAGAATCTTCCGGCGGGGAATAA
- the ruvA gene encoding Holliday junction branch migration protein RuvA, producing the protein MIAYVKGTLEEITENNAVVENGDIGYNVKISAGTMSRLPGLHQSVKLYTYTCVREDAFCLYGFLTKEELHIFRLLITVNGVGPKGALSILSVMSAQDLRFAVVAADSRMIAKAPGIGKKTAERVILDLRDKVSLEDAPENGQQPEVSVSGAQDRGARGEAVEALIALGYSGADALRAVKQVTDVDETDTEAILKAALKHIF; encoded by the coding sequence ATGATCGCTTATGTGAAAGGCACGCTGGAGGAAATAACGGAAAACAATGCGGTCGTGGAGAACGGAGACATTGGTTATAATGTGAAGATTTCTGCCGGGACGATGAGCCGGCTGCCGGGACTGCACCAGTCGGTGAAACTGTACACCTATACTTGTGTGCGGGAAGATGCTTTTTGCCTGTACGGTTTTTTGACAAAGGAGGAACTGCACATATTCCGGCTGCTGATCACAGTGAACGGTGTGGGACCTAAAGGGGCTCTCAGCATTTTGTCTGTCATGAGCGCGCAGGATCTGCGTTTTGCCGTTGTCGCTGCTGACAGCCGTATGATTGCCAAGGCGCCGGGGATCGGTAAGAAGACGGCGGAACGGGTTATCTTAGATCTGCGGGACAAGGTATCGCTCGAGGACGCGCCGGAGAACGGACAGCAGCCGGAAGTTTCCGTCTCGGGGGCGCAGGACAGAGGCGCGCGAGGCGAAGCAGTGGAAGCACTCATTGCTCTCGGATATAGCGGAGCCGATGCGCTGCGGGCAGTGAAGCAGGTGACAGACGTGGACGAGACGGACACGGAAGCAATTTTAAAAGCGGCTTTAAAGCATATATTTTAG
- the rpmB gene encoding 50S ribosomal protein L28: MAKCEVCGKGVHFGNNVSHSHRRSNHIWKPNIKRVKCNINGTIKRIHICTGCLKSNKVERA, translated from the coding sequence ATGGCGAAATGTGAAGTTTGTGGCAAGGGCGTTCATTTCGGAAACAACGTGAGCCATTCTCATAGAAGATCCAATCATATTTGGAAACCTAACATTAAAAGGGTAAAATGTAACATCAATGGCACGATCAAAAGAATACACATTTGTACCGGATGTCTGAAATCCAACAAAGTGGAAAGAGCCTAA
- a CDS encoding NUDIX domain-containing protein, with the protein MIEATSCGGVVIFRGKILLLYKNYRNKYEGWVLPKGTVETGEEFKDTALREVLEESGARASIIKYVGKSDYTFNVPDDTVEKEVHWYLMMADSYYSKPQREEYFVDSGYYKFHEAYHLLKFANEKQILEKAYHEYLELKKNNLWGNRKYY; encoded by the coding sequence ATGATCGAGGCAACGAGCTGTGGCGGTGTGGTTATTTTTCGGGGAAAGATTCTGCTTTTATATAAAAACTACAGAAACAAATACGAAGGCTGGGTTTTGCCGAAAGGAACTGTAGAAACGGGAGAAGAATTTAAGGATACTGCACTTCGGGAAGTGCTGGAGGAATCAGGAGCCAGAGCGTCCATCATAAAATACGTGGGAAAAAGCGACTATACGTTTAATGTACCGGACGACACGGTAGAAAAGGAAGTCCATTGGTATTTGATGATGGCTGACAGTTACTACAGCAAACCACAGCGTGAGGAATATTTTGTAGATTCAGGATACTATAAATTTCATGAAGCCTATCATCTTCTGAAATTTGCCAACGAAAAACAGATATTGGAAAAAGCGTATCATGAATATCTGGAACTGAAGAAAAATAATTTATGGGGAAACCGAAAATATTATTAA
- a CDS encoding Gx transporter family protein: MRSHSEKTAALGVLLAFALILGYVETLIPFSFGVPGMKLGLANLAVVLTLYLSGVKEAFWIDILRIVLSGFLFGSMYSLLYSLAGGMLSFAAMAFAKKTGGFGVCGVSMAGGVFHNIGQLAVAAFVVETKGIFYYLPPLLVSGTVTGMLTGIISGQTLRRIRR; this comes from the coding sequence ATGAGAAGTCATTCGGAGAAAACGGCAGCGCTTGGTGTGCTGCTCGCTTTTGCGCTGATTCTTGGATACGTGGAGACTCTAATTCCGTTTTCTTTTGGCGTGCCGGGCATGAAGCTGGGGCTTGCCAATCTGGCGGTCGTACTTACGCTTTATCTGTCAGGCGTGAAAGAGGCTTTCTGGATTGATATACTGCGGATCGTGTTGAGCGGTTTTTTGTTTGGCAGCATGTACAGTCTGCTGTACAGCCTTGCCGGCGGCATGTTGAGCTTTGCGGCAATGGCGTTTGCGAAAAAGACCGGAGGGTTCGGAGTCTGCGGGGTAAGTATGGCCGGAGGGGTGTTTCATAACATCGGACAGCTTGCTGTGGCGGCCTTTGTCGTGGAGACAAAGGGTATCTTTTATTATCTGCCGCCGCTTCTCGTTTCCGGGACGGTCACGGGGATGCTGACCGGTATCATATCGGGGCAGACACTGCGAAGGATAAGGAGATAA
- a CDS encoding GerW family sporulation protein: MGDNNFTGVVESLLKGMDTVLSTKTVVGEATKIGDTIILPLVDVTFGVGAGASKGDKKNGGMGGMSGKMTPSAVLVIKNGQTKLVNIKNQDTVTKILDLIPDLVDRFTTPKEEMPKDDEAIDIAFPEEK, from the coding sequence ATGGGAGACAATAATTTTACAGGAGTAGTGGAATCCCTGCTCAAAGGTATGGACACCGTGTTATCCACCAAGACGGTAGTGGGGGAAGCTACAAAGATAGGAGATACAATCATCCTGCCTCTGGTAGATGTGACATTTGGCGTCGGTGCAGGCGCCTCAAAGGGAGATAAAAAGAACGGTGGCATGGGCGGTATGAGCGGCAAGATGACTCCTTCCGCCGTACTCGTGATCAAAAACGGACAGACGAAACTTGTCAATATTAAAAACCAGGATACGGTGACGAAGATCCTGGATCTGATCCCTGATCTGGTAGACCGTTTTACAACGCCAAAGGAAGAGATGCCGAAAGATGACGAGGCGATTGACATTGCCTTTCCGGAAGAAAAATAG
- a CDS encoding DUF2953 domain-containing protein — MLHILGMVGKGIGITLLCILVVLVVLLLCVLFVPIRYRVAGVKEETGKPQAAVRVSWLFHVLSAFATWEGSLHYGLKVCGICIYDNLRRARKEERHEDRKKSGKNKKRNLKKCPEEKAGDEEKQPETIQETHSQIRQVTPPQESIPPPVETTSVQKEVRPEQGKYRQEEKTQQINSKTSLSGKWHTLCRKIRQFFSMLLNLLQRLLEIPHQIHEKIDRLREKLEKFIAFLQCEELKRAFTLCKQQLLSVLKSVRPRTVKADICFGFEDPSVTGQILAAAGMFYPILGKNIILRPDFETTVCSGRITVKGRITIFVLLRTAWILYFDKDIKRLIRIWKKEEALDGRQ; from the coding sequence ATGCTACATATACTGGGAATGGTTGGAAAGGGAATCGGGATCACACTGCTTTGTATTTTGGTCGTGCTGGTCGTTTTACTGCTCTGTGTGCTGTTTGTTCCGATCCGCTATCGGGTGGCAGGCGTGAAAGAGGAGACAGGAAAGCCGCAGGCAGCCGTCAGAGTATCCTGGCTGTTTCATGTGCTCTCCGCCTTTGCTACATGGGAGGGATCACTCCACTATGGCCTGAAAGTCTGCGGGATTTGTATCTACGACAATCTGCGCAGGGCGCGGAAGGAAGAAAGGCACGAAGACCGGAAAAAGAGCGGGAAAAATAAGAAGCGCAATCTGAAAAAGTGCCCGGAAGAGAAGGCGGGAGATGAAGAAAAACAGCCGGAAACAATCCAGGAAACGCATTCTCAGATACGGCAGGTAACTCCGCCGCAGGAGAGTATCCCACCTCCGGTGGAAACAACGTCCGTACAAAAGGAAGTTCGACCGGAGCAGGGGAAATACAGGCAGGAAGAAAAAACGCAGCAGATAAATAGCAAAACTTCTCTTTCCGGGAAATGGCATACTCTTTGCCGAAAGATCAGACAATTTTTTTCCATGCTCCTGAACCTGTTGCAAAGGCTCCTGGAAATCCCGCATCAGATACATGAAAAAATCGATAGACTCAGAGAGAAGCTGGAGAAGTTTATTGCATTTTTACAGTGCGAGGAGCTGAAACGGGCATTTACCCTCTGCAAACAACAACTGCTGTCCGTGTTGAAAAGCGTCAGGCCAAGGACAGTGAAAGCAGATATATGTTTTGGCTTTGAAGACCCGTCTGTAACGGGACAGATTCTGGCCGCGGCAGGAATGTTCTATCCGATATTGGGGAAAAATATAATTTTAAGACCGGATTTTGAAACGACCGTGTGCAGTGGCAGGATAACAGTCAAAGGCAGAATTACAATATTTGTCTTATTAAGGACAGCATGGATTCTATACTTTGATAAAGATATAAAACGATTGATCCGCATATGGAAAAAGGAGGAAGCGTTAGATGGGAGACAATAA
- a CDS encoding FtsW/RodA/SpoVE family cell cycle protein, protein MAQYISEFSKYFITLFVSFYTYECFAVFRYETESERSGIYIRQNLFMFLVHLGCFLPIYVRTGKMEYLFFFLFQQIAMYTVIVLYHLIYPKANRLVVNNMCFLMVVGFTVLTRLSYDKAVRQFVIAAVSAVIALLVPGLMQKVRNWSHFTWIYAAVGLAALGVVLVLGAVTNGSKLAFSVFGVSFQPSEFVKIVFVFFVASILCRSLSFWNVALSAAVAGGHVLILVLSKDLGGALIYFVTYVVLVYVATGKRRYLAAGLFGGGGAAYLSYRLFAHVQVRVQAWRDPWSVIDREGYQITQSLFAIGCGGLFGLGLCQGSPKSIPYVETDFIFSAIVEELGLLFSLCLILIYVSCFIMFMQIALSMKEQFYRLTAVGLGVTYIFQIFLTIGGGIKFIPLTGVTLPFISYGGSSVLSTILMFSVVQGLYLTGGRKNASEKKNRKKEEPEEE, encoded by the coding sequence ATGGCACAATATATCAGTGAATTTTCCAAATATTTTATTACGCTGTTCGTTTCTTTTTATACGTACGAGTGCTTTGCAGTGTTCCGGTATGAGACGGAAAGCGAGCGCAGCGGTATTTATATCCGGCAGAATCTGTTTATGTTTCTCGTTCATCTGGGCTGTTTTCTGCCTATTTATGTCAGGACGGGGAAGATGGAATATCTGTTTTTCTTTTTATTCCAGCAGATCGCCATGTACACGGTTATTGTACTGTATCATCTGATTTATCCGAAAGCAAACCGGCTTGTCGTCAACAATATGTGTTTTCTGATGGTGGTGGGATTTACGGTTCTGACGCGCCTTTCTTATGATAAGGCGGTGCGGCAGTTTGTGATCGCGGCGGTTTCTGCGGTCATTGCCCTTCTTGTTCCCGGCCTGATGCAGAAAGTGAGAAACTGGAGCCATTTTACATGGATATATGCGGCGGTGGGGCTGGCGGCGCTGGGAGTGGTGCTCGTACTGGGGGCGGTGACAAATGGTTCCAAGCTGGCGTTTTCTGTCTTTGGCGTCTCGTTTCAGCCATCTGAGTTTGTGAAGATTGTATTTGTATTTTTTGTCGCCTCTATCCTCTGTCGTTCCCTCTCTTTTTGGAATGTGGCGCTGTCTGCAGCAGTCGCAGGCGGTCATGTGCTCATTCTCGTGCTCTCCAAAGATCTCGGAGGCGCCTTGATCTACTTTGTCACCTATGTGGTACTGGTCTATGTAGCTACCGGGAAAAGGCGCTATCTGGCCGCAGGACTGTTCGGAGGGGGAGGCGCGGCATATTTGTCTTACCGTCTGTTTGCCCATGTGCAGGTGCGGGTACAGGCCTGGCGCGACCCGTGGAGTGTGATTGACAGGGAAGGGTATCAGATCACGCAGTCTTTGTTTGCGATCGGGTGTGGGGGCCTGTTTGGGCTTGGTCTCTGTCAGGGAAGTCCGAAGTCGATTCCTTATGTGGAGACGGACTTTATCTTTTCGGCGATCGTGGAGGAACTCGGACTCTTATTTTCTCTCTGTCTGATCCTCATTTATGTCAGTTGTTTTATTATGTTTATGCAGATTGCGCTGTCGATGAAGGAGCAGTTTTACCGGCTGACGGCAGTGGGGCTGGGTGTCACCTACATCTTTCAGATTTTTCTGACGATCGGCGGCGGCATCAAATTCATTCCGCTGACCGGTGTGACATTGCCTTTTATCAGCTATGGAGGAAGCAGCGTACTGAGCACGATCCTGATGTTTTCCGTCGTTCAGGGACTGTATCTGACAGGAGGAAGGAAGAATGCCTCAGAAAAAAAGAACAGAAAAAAAGAAGAACCGGAAGAAGAGTAA
- a CDS encoding Asp23/Gls24 family envelope stress response protein — protein sequence MKRTSINTHMGNISIDNEVIAQYAGSVAVECFGIVGMASVNMKDGIVKLLKKDRITHGISVSIGEDRKLTLNFHVIVSYGVSILTVADNLVDSVRYKVEEFTGLEIEKINIYVEGVRVID from the coding sequence ATGAAAAGAACTTCTATAAATACCCATATGGGGAATATTTCGATAGACAATGAAGTGATCGCTCAATATGCCGGTTCGGTGGCGGTGGAGTGTTTTGGCATTGTTGGCATGGCTTCCGTAAATATGAAGGATGGAATCGTGAAGCTCCTGAAAAAGGATCGGATTACCCACGGGATTTCTGTCTCCATCGGGGAGGATCGGAAACTGACGCTCAATTTTCATGTCATTGTCTCATATGGTGTGAGTATTTTGACTGTTGCAGATAATCTCGTTGACAGTGTCAGATATAAAGTGGAAGAATTTACAGGACTTGAGATCGAAAAGATCAATATTTATGTAGAAGGGGTTCGAGTGATCGATTAA
- a CDS encoding NusG domain II-containing protein produces the protein MKKRELLFAGTVLAVAGAFFLVQRAASLTDGEETVTVYQEKEQIAVYSLREEREETIYGADGSMNRLVIRGGEAWIEDADCPDRLCVKQGRISRNGQAVTCLPHKLVITVESGKETELDGVTR, from the coding sequence ATGAAAAAACGAGAATTACTATTTGCAGGGACGGTTCTGGCGGTGGCCGGTGCTTTCTTTTTAGTTCAGAGAGCGGCGTCTTTGACTGATGGAGAAGAAACGGTGACGGTATATCAGGAGAAGGAGCAGATCGCCGTTTATTCTCTCCGGGAAGAGCGGGAGGAGACGATTTACGGAGCAGACGGCAGTATGAACCGTCTTGTGATCCGCGGAGGGGAAGCATGGATCGAAGATGCGGACTGTCCGGACCGTCTCTGTGTAAAACAGGGCAGGATCTCCCGCAATGGACAGGCAGTGACCTGTCTGCCCCATAAACTGGTGATAACGGTGGAAAGCGGCAAAGAGACGGAACTGGACGGGGTCACAAGGTGA
- a CDS encoding U32 family peptidase: MKKVELLAPAGNYEGFLGAIHAGADAVYIGGKKYGARAYAANFTEEEVCLAIRYAHLFDRKLYLTVNTLVKESEIGELTEYIRPFYEAGLDGVIVQDVGVLSLLRKSFPGLPLHGSTQMTITGARGARFLMGQGVSRVVPARELSLGEILRIKETGIEVEAFIHGAMCYCYSGQCLFSSMLGGRSGNRGRCAQPCRLPYELVGADGPAGQGYYLSLKDMCTIAFLPQLIEAGIDSFKIEGRMKKPEYAAGVTAIYRKYIDRCYAAPGAEYTVDQEDMERLRSLYIRSEIQEGYYHRHNGREMITPQQPGYAGTDETYLQEIRQTYLEQRSKIPVCGEVRLEKDRPALLTLWTENGRYGYEENSAKRQDHTLASRRYRICQTGQTAQAAMNKPLTKEAVEKQLRKTGNTPFFMEKLEIMMEPDLFLPVRALNDLRRDALLALEEAMTGADAVTRHITASAGSESKWNAETTYHKTKHLTETEYGTETERDMVMTTVPYLAVQIQHREQFPAVSELPEINRLYIDGDLFLADAADRGQEAFDVRLVDWKAKRPGRTLFLVMPQIVRLRDEAYLETVKGVLSASAAIWDGVLVRNLESLCWLQEENYRGEIIGDAGLYVWNRRAKAFYEQIGVSVCAPLECKKEDLYETGTEGMEVIVYGRTLLMITANCVRKTAGRCPKETGARPRAGRGQAETPSGQEESRMLLRDRYGTDFPVRIVCTHCYNEIYNSIPLSLHEYGKSVIKECPSGIRLAFTTEGEEEIRQVLACYRDFIREPEKRRKVDFSYTKGHYKRGAE, from the coding sequence ATGAAAAAAGTTGAGCTATTAGCGCCGGCAGGAAATTACGAGGGCTTTTTGGGAGCGATCCATGCGGGTGCGGATGCTGTATATATTGGTGGTAAAAAATATGGAGCCAGAGCATACGCTGCGAATTTTACGGAGGAAGAGGTATGTCTGGCTATTCGTTATGCACATTTATTCGACAGGAAGCTGTATCTCACTGTGAATACGCTTGTCAAAGAGTCCGAGATCGGGGAACTGACAGAGTATATCCGGCCTTTTTATGAAGCGGGTCTGGATGGCGTTATCGTTCAGGATGTGGGAGTGCTTTCTCTCCTGCGGAAGTCATTTCCGGGTTTGCCGTTGCATGGCAGTACGCAGATGACGATCACCGGAGCACGCGGAGCCAGATTCCTGATGGGTCAGGGCGTCTCACGTGTGGTGCCGGCGAGGGAGTTGTCTCTCGGAGAGATTCTCAGGATCAAAGAGACTGGGATCGAAGTGGAAGCGTTTATTCATGGAGCGATGTGCTACTGTTATTCCGGACAATGTCTCTTCAGCAGTATGCTCGGAGGCAGAAGTGGAAACCGGGGCAGGTGTGCGCAGCCATGCAGGCTGCCGTATGAACTTGTAGGGGCAGACGGACCTGCGGGGCAGGGCTACTATCTGAGTCTGAAAGATATGTGTACGATCGCCTTTCTACCTCAGTTGATCGAGGCTGGCATCGATTCCTTTAAAATTGAAGGACGGATGAAAAAGCCGGAGTATGCGGCGGGCGTCACGGCCATTTACCGAAAATATATCGATCGCTGTTATGCCGCGCCTGGAGCAGAATATACCGTCGATCAGGAGGACATGGAAAGACTGCGCAGCCTGTATATTCGCAGTGAAATACAGGAAGGATATTATCACAGGCATAACGGTCGGGAGATGATTACACCACAGCAGCCAGGATATGCGGGGACAGATGAGACCTATCTGCAGGAAATCCGTCAGACCTATTTGGAACAGAGGTCCAAAATACCGGTCTGCGGGGAAGTCCGCCTGGAAAAGGACAGGCCGGCTCTTCTCACATTATGGACAGAGAACGGCCGATACGGTTATGAAGAGAACTCTGCAAAGAGACAGGATCACACTCTTGCATCCCGGAGATACCGGATCTGCCAGACAGGCCAGACTGCGCAAGCGGCGATGAACAAACCGCTGACAAAAGAAGCGGTGGAAAAACAGCTGCGCAAGACCGGTAATACGCCTTTTTTCATGGAAAAGCTGGAGATAATGATGGAGCCGGATCTGTTCTTGCCGGTCAGGGCATTGAATGATCTGCGCAGAGATGCACTTTTGGCGCTGGAGGAAGCGATGACCGGCGCAGATGCCGTTACAAGGCATATCACTGCGTCCGCAGGCTCGGAAAGCAAATGGAATGCAGAGACGACATATCATAAGACGAAGCATTTGACAGAGACAGAATACGGTACAGAAACAGAACGTGATATGGTGATGACAACAGTGCCTTATCTGGCCGTGCAGATACAGCACAGAGAGCAGTTCCCGGCAGTATCGGAGCTTCCGGAGATCAATCGGCTCTATATTGACGGCGATCTGTTTTTGGCAGACGCAGCAGACAGGGGGCAGGAAGCCTTTGATGTCAGACTGGTGGACTGGAAAGCCAAAAGGCCGGGCAGGACACTGTTTCTGGTCATGCCTCAGATTGTCCGTCTGCGGGACGAGGCGTATCTGGAGACGGTCAAAGGAGTATTGTCTGCCTCTGCGGCAATCTGGGACGGCGTTCTCGTGCGCAATCTTGAAAGTCTCTGTTGGCTGCAGGAAGAGAATTACCGCGGTGAGATCATCGGAGATGCCGGCCTTTATGTATGGAATCGCCGTGCAAAAGCGTTTTATGAACAGATTGGCGTCTCTGTCTGCGCGCCTTTAGAATGTAAGAAAGAAGATCTGTATGAAACAGGCACTGAGGGAATGGAAGTAATTGTCTATGGCCGGACACTGCTGATGATTACGGCAAACTGTGTCAGAAAAACGGCTGGCCGGTGTCCGAAAGAGACGGGTGCGCGGCCCCGGGCCGGGAGAGGACAGGCAGAAACTCCATCTGGCCAGGAGGAGAGCCGGATGCTTCTGCGTGACCGGTATGGGACAGATTTCCCGGTTCGCATCGTATGCACACACTGTTATAATGAGATTTATAACAGTATCCCATTATCTTTGCACGAATACGGAAAGTCTGTGATCAAAGAGTGTCCTTCCGGTATTCGGCTGGCTTTTACTACGGAAGGAGAAGAAGAGATCCGGCAGGTGCTCGCCTGCTACAGAGACTTTATCAGGGAGCCGGAAAAGCGTCGAAAGGTCGATTTTTCTTATACAAAGGGGCATTATAAAAGGGGAGCGGAGTGA
- the ruvB gene encoding Holliday junction branch migration DNA helicase RuvB, giving the protein MERRVIETSLMEEDVRLEGSLRPQYLKDYIGQEKAKENLKIYIEAAKQRQDALDHVLFYGPPGLGKTTLAVIIANEMGVNLKITSGPAIEKPGEMAAILNNLQEGDLLFVDEIHRLNRQVEEVLYPAMEDYAIDIMIGKGASARSLRLDLPKFTLVGATTRAGLLTAPLRDRFGVIHRLEFYSVEELCQIILHSARVLQVEIEVKGARELARRSRGTPRIANRILKRVRDFAQVRYDGVITEKVAGIALDLLDVDKLGLDFVDRNILVTMIEKFGGGPVGLDTLAAAIGEDAGTIEDVYEPYLIKNGLLNRTPRGRTVTDLTYRHFGLEIPT; this is encoded by the coding sequence ATGGAACGTAGAGTGATCGAAACCAGTCTGATGGAGGAAGACGTCAGATTGGAAGGGAGTCTCAGGCCCCAATATTTAAAGGATTATATCGGACAGGAAAAAGCAAAGGAAAATCTGAAGATTTATATTGAAGCGGCCAAACAGCGGCAGGACGCGCTGGACCACGTCCTGTTCTATGGCCCGCCTGGTCTTGGCAAGACGACGCTGGCGGTAATCATAGCCAATGAGATGGGCGTCAATCTGAAGATCACGAGTGGCCCGGCGATTGAAAAACCGGGCGAGATGGCAGCAATCTTAAACAACTTACAGGAGGGAGACCTTCTTTTTGTCGATGAGATCCATCGGCTCAACAGGCAGGTGGAGGAAGTGCTCTACCCGGCGATGGAGGATTATGCCATTGATATTATGATCGGGAAGGGGGCGTCTGCCCGTTCGCTCCGTCTGGACCTGCCTAAATTCACGCTTGTGGGTGCGACGACGCGGGCCGGACTTTTGACGGCGCCGCTGCGTGACCGATTTGGCGTTATTCACAGACTGGAGTTTTACAGTGTGGAGGAGCTCTGCCAGATCATTCTTCATTCTGCCCGGGTGCTGCAGGTGGAGATCGAGGTAAAAGGAGCGCGGGAACTGGCGAGAAGGAGCCGGGGAACGCCCCGTATTGCCAACCGTATTTTAAAGAGAGTGCGTGATTTTGCTCAGGTACGGTATGACGGCGTGATCACAGAGAAAGTAGCGGGCATTGCCCTTGACCTGCTCGATGTGGATAAACTGGGACTGGATTTTGTGGACCGTAACATACTGGTGACAATGATCGAGAAATTTGGCGGCGGTCCGGTGGGACTTGACACACTGGCAGCGGCCATCGGTGAGGATGCGGGCACGATTGAGGATGTATACGAACCATATCTGATCAAAAACGGTCTGCTCAACAGAACTCCCAGAGGACGGACGGTGACAGATCTCACATATCGGCATTTTGGGCTTGAAATTCCGACATAA
- a CDS encoding cell division protein ZapA → MSAKTDTEVIIGGKVFTLSGYESEEYLQKVASYINNKVAEYNKVDQFRRQPMDIQNVLMQLNIADDYFKAKKQISILEEDIESKEKEIYDLKHELIAAQMKMESTEKSMKGLQNELNENAKKIVRMETELKGQKKA, encoded by the coding sequence ATGTCAGCAAAAACAGATACGGAAGTCATTATCGGAGGTAAGGTCTTTACATTGAGCGGTTACGAGAGTGAGGAATACCTTCAGAAAGTTGCTTCTTATATCAATAACAAAGTGGCAGAATATAATAAAGTTGACCAGTTCCGCAGACAGCCGATGGATATTCAGAATGTACTAATGCAGCTTAATATCGCAGACGATTATTTCAAGGCGAAAAAGCAGATCAGTATTTTGGAGGAAGACATAGAGAGCAAGGAGAAAGAGATCTACGATCTGAAGCATGAGCTGATCGCCGCTCAGATGAAGATGGAGAGTACCGAGAAGAGTATGAAAGGATTGCAGAACGAGCTGAATGAAAATGCCAAAAAGATCGTTCGCATGGAAACGGAGTTAAAGGGACAGAAAAAGGCATAA